A genome region from Phaeobacter sp. A36a-5a includes the following:
- a CDS encoding YaiI/YqxD family protein — MMALYIDADACPVKAEAERVATRHKVTMYVVSNGGLRPSQNPLVETVIVSEGADVADMWIAERCGNGDVVVTGDIPLAAKCIEAGARVLRHNGERFTEANIGQQLAMRDLMADLRAANPLGAGGSGKGFTKADRSRFLDALEREIRAASAT; from the coding sequence GTGATGGCGCTCTATATCGACGCCGATGCCTGCCCCGTCAAAGCCGAGGCAGAGCGCGTGGCAACCCGCCACAAGGTCACGATGTATGTTGTCTCAAACGGTGGGCTGCGCCCCTCGCAGAACCCGCTGGTAGAGACCGTGATCGTATCTGAAGGCGCCGATGTAGCCGACATGTGGATCGCCGAGCGTTGCGGAAACGGCGATGTCGTGGTCACCGGAGATATTCCGCTGGCCGCAAAATGTATCGAGGCCGGCGCCCGGGTGTTGCGGCACAATGGGGAACGCTTCACAGAGGCCAATATCGGCCAGCAACTGGCGATGCGCGATCTGATGGCAGATCTGCGCGCCGCCAATCCGCTTGGTGCCGGGGGCAGCGGCAAAGGCTTTACCAAAGCCGACCGATCCCGCTTTCTCGACGCGCTCGAGCGTGAGATCCGCGCCGCAAGCGCCACCTGA
- a CDS encoding DMT family transporter, protein MTQQQAGLPILGVLAAVGAAICFSIIDVIFKFLSGDYPLYQVVMFRSVVAMFVLLALIIPLEGGYGILRTRQPRLHLLRSLAVLFANLCFFTGLAIMPIAEAVAIAFATPLVVTSLSVLFLKERVGPWRWMAVAIGFVGILMIMRPGPGTFQPAAILPFLGACGYATLHVLTRRAGGSDKAATLSFYPTLGFLLVSSLVGLLAGDGRFATSDSAGLQFILRAWIWPASQDWLLFLTVGLAGSVGGYLVSQAYRQCEAGLVAPFEYIAMPMAVVWGVLVFDEWPDGPVWIGSTLIIGAGLVSVWRETRRSRPAPRPRPRSTG, encoded by the coding sequence GTGACGCAGCAACAGGCAGGCCTCCCCATTCTTGGCGTCCTTGCGGCAGTCGGGGCCGCGATCTGTTTCTCCATCATCGACGTCATCTTCAAATTCCTGTCCGGCGATTACCCGCTATATCAGGTGGTGATGTTCCGCTCCGTCGTGGCCATGTTCGTCTTGCTGGCGCTGATCATCCCTCTGGAAGGCGGCTATGGCATTCTGCGCACGCGGCAACCCCGTCTGCATCTGCTGCGCAGCCTCGCGGTGCTATTTGCCAATCTCTGTTTCTTTACCGGTCTCGCGATCATGCCCATCGCCGAAGCGGTGGCGATTGCCTTTGCCACGCCGCTGGTTGTCACCAGCCTGTCAGTCCTGTTTCTGAAAGAGCGGGTTGGCCCTTGGCGCTGGATGGCGGTTGCCATCGGTTTTGTCGGTATTCTGATGATCATGCGCCCGGGTCCCGGCACCTTTCAGCCTGCTGCAATCCTGCCGTTTCTCGGTGCCTGCGGCTATGCCACGCTGCATGTCCTGACCCGCCGGGCTGGCGGTTCGGACAAGGCGGCGACACTGTCCTTCTACCCGACGCTTGGGTTTCTGCTGGTCAGCTCCCTTGTCGGGCTGCTAGCCGGTGACGGGCGCTTCGCCACCTCCGACAGCGCTGGTCTGCAGTTCATCCTGCGCGCCTGGATCTGGCCTGCCTCTCAGGATTGGCTCCTGTTTCTGACCGTGGGGCTAGCCGGCTCCGTCGGCGGTTATCTGGTCAGCCAGGCCTATCGCCAGTGCGAGGCTGGTCTGGTTGCTCCGTTTGAATATATCGCCATGCCGATGGCCGTGGTTTGGGGCGTATTGGTCTTTGACGAATGGCCAGACGGCCCGGTCTGGATCGGATCGACCTTGATCATTGGCGCCGGTCTTGTTTCAGTCTGGCGCGAAACCCGCCGCAGTCGCCCTGCCCCTCGCCCACGACCGCGTTCGACCGGATAG
- a CDS encoding HAD-IA family hydrolase produces the protein MTIQAVVFDIGRVLIEWEPERFYDAKIGKERREALFREVDLHEMNLGIDRGDDFKGAVYALADQHPEWADEIRHWHDSWLQMASPAIPHSVRLMRALRRRAVPVFALTNFGIGTFELARTTYPFFDEFDKAFVSGHLRTIKPEAEIYAQLEQDTGVPSERLLFTDDRPENIEAAAERGWQTHLFTHPQTWADRLVTEGLLSPEEAQ, from the coding sequence ATGACCATCCAAGCCGTCGTTTTTGACATCGGCCGCGTGCTGATCGAATGGGAGCCTGAACGCTTCTACGATGCCAAGATCGGCAAGGAGCGACGCGAAGCGCTGTTTCGCGAGGTCGACCTGCATGAAATGAACCTGGGCATAGACCGGGGCGACGATTTCAAGGGCGCCGTCTATGCGCTGGCCGATCAGCATCCCGAATGGGCCGACGAGATTCGCCATTGGCACGACAGCTGGCTCCAGATGGCCAGCCCTGCGATTCCTCACTCCGTTCGCCTGATGCGCGCTCTGCGCCGACGCGCTGTGCCGGTCTTTGCGCTCACGAATTTTGGGATTGGCACCTTTGAACTGGCCAGAACCACCTACCCGTTCTTCGACGAGTTCGACAAAGCATTTGTCTCCGGCCATCTACGCACGATCAAACCTGAGGCAGAGATCTACGCCCAGCTTGAACAGGATACCGGCGTACCGTCTGAGCGTCTCCTGTTCACCGACGACCGCCCCGAAAACATCGAGGCTGCCGCCGAACGCGGCTGGCAGACGCATCTCTTTACCCATCCCCAGACCTGGGCTGATCGCCTGGTAACAGAGGGACTGCTGTCGCCGGAGGAGGCCCAATGA